From a region of the Hyalangium ruber genome:
- the rpoB gene encoding DNA-directed RNA polymerase subunit beta gives MPTQIQNNFRVRKTFAKIAKIIDIPNLINIQKQSYEKFLQADIAPEKREDIGLQGVFKSVFPIRDFNETSSLEFVSYHLEKPKYDVDECHQRGMTYSAPIKVVVRLVVWDKDEETGAQSIRDVKEQEVYFGEIPLMTQNGTFIINGTERVVVSQLHRSPGAFFDHDKGKSHSSGKLLYNARIIPYRGSWIDFEFDHKDVLYVRIDRRRKLPATVLIRALGAVQDTAKKNPLTFGGSTEEILNYYYATETIYLTSSTDFEKSVELELLPGQRATRDIKTKTGELIVKKNRKFTRAAIKKLEAAKMKTLPIDADELFTKVSAYDVVDENTGEVILECNEEVSQDKVDDLLKRNIKEFKVLFIDNLNVGPYLRETLMMDKIETPEQAIMEIYRRLRPGDPPTPETATNLFSNLFFNPERYDLSKVGRLKLNFKFSLEEPLDGQILTKRDILEVIRYLVDLKNGKGTIDDIDHLGNRRVRAVGELLENQYRIGLVRMERAIKERMSLQEIETLMPHDLINAKPVTAVIKEFFGSSQLSQFMDQTNPLSEVTHKRRLSALGPGGLTRERAGFEVRDVHPTHYGRICPIETPEGPNIGLIASLSTYARVNEFGFVETPYRKVEAGSVTADVAFYSALEEEKHTIGQANAETDKKGKFINALVSSRRGGEFVQAKAEDVDLMDVSPNQLVSVAASLIPFLENDDANRALMGSNMQRQAVPLLRTAAPLVGTGIEAIVARDSGVTCVARRDGIVESVDASRIVVKAETPAALSDVSSEVDIYNLLKYQRSNQNTCLNQKPIVRKGDRVKKGDVIADGPATETGELALGQNVVVAFMPWQGYNFEDSILISERILKEDIFTSIHIEEFECIARDTKLGKEEITRDIPNVGEEALKDLDESGIIRIGAEVKPGDVLVGKITPKGETQLSPEEKLLRAIFGEKAGDVRDSSLRVPPGVVGTVINAKVFSRKGVEKDERAKQIESAEEAKLLKDQNDEIKVLQDSAFNRIRALLRTKEAQGKLVDDKGKILLKKGDILNDELLATIPYKYWSEISVGDPLDGRIRDILKNLEETKEAVKLAFGEKIARIKKGDELPPGVIKMVKVYVAIKRKLAVGDKMAGRHGNKGVVSRILPEEDLPYLEDGRPVDIVLNPLGVPSRMNIGQILETHLGWAAKGVGEQLQRYIDENYSGENLKKQLKVVYDDKAFGDFVDTLPDDEVKILCQRLKKGIHVATPVFDGARETEIHSLFDEARLPRTGQMVLFDGRTGEPFDQNVTVGVMYILKLHHLVDEKIHARSIGPYSLVTQQPLGGKAQFGGQRLGEMEVWAMEAYGAAYTLQEFLTVKSDDVVGRTRMYEAIVKGDNVLESGLPESFNVLLKELQSLALDVELLESAPPERQRSFGGDFGGGDGEDRKTGTEA, from the coding sequence ATGCCGACGCAGATCCAGAACAACTTCCGCGTGCGGAAGACCTTCGCCAAGATCGCGAAGATCATCGACATTCCCAATCTTATCAACATCCAGAAGCAGTCCTACGAGAAGTTCCTCCAGGCCGACATCGCCCCGGAGAAGCGCGAGGACATCGGCCTTCAGGGTGTCTTCAAGTCGGTGTTTCCGATCCGCGACTTCAACGAGACGTCCTCGCTGGAGTTCGTCAGCTACCACCTGGAGAAGCCCAAGTACGACGTGGATGAGTGCCACCAGCGTGGCATGACCTACTCGGCGCCCATCAAGGTCGTCGTCCGCCTGGTCGTGTGGGACAAGGACGAGGAGACCGGCGCCCAGTCCATCCGCGACGTGAAGGAGCAGGAGGTCTACTTCGGCGAAATCCCGCTGATGACCCAGAACGGCACCTTCATCATCAACGGTACGGAGCGCGTGGTGGTGAGCCAGCTGCACCGCAGCCCTGGCGCCTTCTTCGACCACGACAAGGGCAAGAGCCACTCGTCGGGCAAGCTGCTCTACAACGCTCGCATCATCCCGTACCGCGGCTCGTGGATCGACTTCGAGTTCGACCACAAGGACGTGCTGTACGTGCGCATCGACCGGCGCCGCAAGCTGCCGGCCACGGTGCTCATCCGCGCCCTGGGCGCCGTGCAGGACACCGCCAAGAAGAACCCGCTGACGTTCGGGGGCTCCACCGAGGAGATCCTCAACTACTACTACGCCACCGAGACCATCTATCTCACCAGCAGCACTGACTTCGAGAAGTCGGTGGAGCTGGAGCTGCTGCCCGGTCAGCGCGCCACGCGCGACATCAAGACCAAGACGGGCGAGCTGATCGTCAAGAAGAACCGCAAGTTCACCCGCGCCGCCATCAAGAAGCTCGAGGCGGCGAAGATGAAGACGCTGCCCATCGACGCGGACGAGCTCTTCACCAAGGTGTCCGCCTACGACGTGGTGGACGAGAACACCGGCGAGGTCATCCTCGAGTGCAATGAGGAGGTCAGCCAGGACAAGGTGGACGATCTCCTCAAGCGCAACATCAAGGAGTTCAAGGTCCTGTTCATCGACAACCTCAACGTGGGTCCGTACCTGCGTGAGACGCTGATGATGGACAAGATCGAGACCCCTGAGCAGGCGATCATGGAGATCTACCGTCGTCTGCGCCCGGGTGATCCCCCGACGCCGGAGACGGCCACCAACCTGTTCAGCAACCTGTTCTTCAACCCCGAGCGCTACGACCTGTCCAAGGTCGGCCGCCTCAAGCTGAACTTCAAGTTCAGCCTCGAGGAGCCTCTCGACGGGCAGATCCTCACCAAGCGCGACATCCTCGAGGTCATCCGCTACCTGGTGGACCTCAAGAACGGCAAGGGGACGATCGACGACATCGACCACCTCGGCAACCGGCGCGTGCGCGCGGTGGGCGAGCTGCTCGAGAACCAGTACCGCATCGGTCTGGTCCGCATGGAGCGCGCGATCAAGGAGCGCATGAGCCTCCAGGAGATCGAGACGCTCATGCCGCACGACCTGATCAACGCCAAGCCTGTCACGGCGGTGATCAAGGAGTTCTTCGGGTCCAGCCAGCTGTCGCAGTTCATGGACCAGACGAACCCTCTGTCCGAGGTGACCCACAAGCGTCGCCTGTCCGCCCTTGGGCCCGGCGGCCTCACCCGCGAGCGCGCGGGCTTCGAAGTGCGCGACGTGCATCCGACGCACTACGGCCGCATCTGCCCCATCGAGACGCCGGAAGGCCCGAACATCGGCCTCATCGCGTCGCTGTCCACCTACGCCCGCGTCAACGAGTTCGGCTTCGTCGAGACTCCGTACCGTAAGGTGGAGGCTGGCTCGGTGACCGCCGACGTGGCGTTCTACTCGGCCCTCGAGGAGGAGAAGCACACCATCGGTCAGGCCAACGCGGAGACGGACAAGAAGGGCAAGTTCATCAACGCCCTCGTGTCCTCTCGCCGCGGTGGTGAGTTCGTCCAGGCGAAGGCCGAGGACGTGGACCTGATGGACGTGTCGCCGAACCAGCTCGTGTCGGTGGCCGCCTCGCTCATCCCGTTCCTTGAGAACGACGACGCCAACCGCGCCCTCATGGGCTCGAACATGCAGCGTCAGGCCGTGCCGCTGCTGCGCACCGCGGCTCCGCTCGTGGGCACCGGTATCGAGGCCATCGTGGCCCGCGACTCCGGCGTTACCTGCGTGGCCCGTCGCGATGGCATCGTGGAGTCCGTGGACGCCAGCCGCATCGTGGTCAAGGCGGAGACGCCCGCGGCCCTGAGCGACGTGTCGTCCGAGGTCGACATCTACAACCTGCTCAAGTACCAGCGCTCCAACCAGAACACGTGCCTCAACCAGAAGCCCATCGTTCGCAAGGGCGACCGGGTGAAGAAGGGTGACGTGATCGCCGACGGTCCCGCGACCGAGACGGGCGAGCTGGCGCTGGGCCAGAACGTGGTCGTCGCGTTCATGCCCTGGCAGGGTTACAACTTCGAGGACTCCATCCTCATCAGCGAGCGCATCCTCAAGGAGGACATCTTCACGTCCATCCACATCGAGGAGTTCGAGTGCATCGCGCGCGACACCAAGCTGGGCAAGGAGGAGATCACCCGCGACATCCCGAACGTGGGTGAGGAGGCCCTCAAGGACCTCGACGAGAGCGGCATCATCCGCATCGGTGCCGAGGTGAAGCCCGGCGACGTGCTGGTCGGCAAGATCACTCCGAAGGGCGAGACCCAGCTCTCTCCCGAGGAGAAGCTGCTGCGCGCCATCTTCGGTGAGAAGGCCGGCGATGTTCGCGACAGCTCCCTGCGCGTGCCCCCCGGCGTGGTCGGCACCGTCATCAACGCCAAGGTGTTCAGCCGCAAGGGCGTGGAGAAGGACGAGCGCGCCAAGCAGATCGAGTCGGCCGAGGAGGCCAAGCTCCTCAAGGACCAGAACGACGAGATCAAGGTCCTCCAGGACAGCGCCTTCAACCGCATCCGCGCGCTGCTCCGGACCAAGGAGGCCCAGGGCAAGCTCGTGGACGACAAGGGCAAGATCCTCCTGAAGAAGGGGGACATCCTCAACGACGAGCTGCTCGCGACCATCCCGTACAAGTACTGGTCGGAGATCTCCGTCGGTGACCCGCTCGACGGCCGCATCCGCGACATCCTCAAGAACCTCGAGGAGACCAAGGAGGCCGTGAAGCTGGCCTTCGGCGAGAAGATCGCTCGCATCAAGAAGGGCGATGAGCTCCCGCCGGGCGTCATCAAGATGGTGAAGGTGTACGTCGCCATCAAGCGCAAGCTGGCCGTGGGTGACAAGATGGCCGGTCGCCACGGCAACAAGGGTGTGGTGTCCCGCATCCTCCCCGAGGAGGACCTGCCGTACCTGGAGGATGGCCGTCCGGTGGACATCGTCCTCAACCCGCTCGGCGTTCCCAGCCGCATGAACATCGGGCAGATCCTCGAGACGCACCTGGGCTGGGCCGCCAAGGGCGTGGGCGAGCAGCTGCAGCGCTACATCGACGAGAACTACTCGGGCGAGAACCTCAAGAAGCAGCTGAAGGTCGTCTACGACGACAAGGCCTTCGGCGACTTCGTGGACACGCTGCCCGACGACGAGGTGAAGATCCTCTGCCAGCGGCTGAAGAAGGGCATCCATGTCGCCACGCCGGTGTTCGACGGCGCGCGCGAGACGGAGATCCACTCGCTCTTCGACGAGGCGCGGCTGCCTCGCACCGGCCAGATGGTGCTCTTCGATGGCCGCACCGGTGAGCCGTTCGACCAGAACGTCACCGTGGGCGTCATGTACATCCTGAAGCTGCACCACCTGGTGGACGAGAAGATCCACGCGCGGTCCATCGGGCCCTACTCCCTGGTCACGCAGCAGCCCCTGGGCGGCAAGGCCCAGTTCGGCGGTCAGCGTCTGGGAGAGATGGAAGTCTGGGCGATGGAGGCCTACGGCGCCGCGTACACGCTGCAGGAGTTCCTCACGGTCAAGTCGGACGACGTGGTGGGCCGCACGCGCATGTACGAGGCGATCGTCAAGGGCGACAACGTCCTGGAGTCCGGTCTGCCCGAGTCCTTCAACGTGCTTCTCAAGGAGCTCCAGTCGCTGGCCCTGGACGTGGAGCTGCTGGAGAGCGCGCCGCCCGAGCGTCAGCGCTCGTTCGGCGGGGACTTCGGTGGCGGTGACGGCGAGGATCGCAAGACGGGGACCGAGGCGTAG
- the rplL gene encoding 50S ribosomal protein L7/L12, with product MAADINALIDQLSQLTVMEAANLVKELEKKWGVSAAAVAVAAGPAAGGAAAAPVEEKTEFTIVLANAGANKINVIKEIRAITGLGLKEAKDLVEGAPKTVKEGVNKDDAKKIKDQLTAAGATVEVK from the coding sequence ATGGCTGCAGACATCAACGCGCTGATTGACCAGCTCTCCCAGCTCACCGTCATGGAGGCGGCGAACCTGGTGAAGGAGCTTGAGAAGAAGTGGGGCGTTTCCGCCGCTGCCGTCGCCGTCGCCGCTGGCCCGGCCGCTGGTGGCGCCGCCGCCGCTCCTGTCGAGGAGAAGACGGAGTTCACGATCGTTCTGGCCAACGCCGGCGCGAACAAGATCAACGTCATCAAGGAGATCCGCGCCATCACCGGCCTGGGCCTGAAGGAGGCCAAGGACCTGGTCGAGGGCGCTCCCAAGACGGTCAAGGAAGGCGTCAACAAGGACGACGCCAAGAAGATCAAGGACCAGCTCACCGCGGCTGGCGCCACCGTCGAGGTCAAGTAG
- the rplJ gene encoding 50S ribosomal protein L10: protein MQKSEKEEMIKELSEKFQRAQTAIVAEFSKLDVETVTKLRRKFREGKVEYKVIKNTLAKRAAKGTSVEVISGDFTGPVALAISYEDVAAPAKILTEFIKDLETIKIRSAVVQGRKVDVEGVKALAKMPGLPELRAQLLGMLTQPAGMFVRTLAAPGAQLARVLQANVDKGESK, encoded by the coding sequence GTGCAGAAGAGCGAGAAGGAAGAAATGATCAAGGAACTCAGCGAAAAGTTCCAGCGGGCTCAGACCGCGATCGTCGCTGAGTTTTCCAAGTTGGACGTGGAGACCGTGACCAAGCTTCGCCGGAAGTTCCGCGAGGGCAAGGTCGAGTACAAGGTCATCAAGAACACCCTCGCCAAGCGGGCGGCCAAGGGAACGTCGGTGGAGGTTATCTCCGGCGATTTCACGGGCCCGGTGGCGTTGGCCATCAGCTACGAAGACGTCGCGGCCCCGGCGAAGATCCTCACCGAGTTCATCAAGGACTTGGAGACGATCAAGATCCGGAGCGCGGTCGTTCAGGGCCGGAAGGTCGATGTCGAGGGCGTGAAGGCTCTGGCGAAGATGCCGGGTCTGCCGGAACTGCGTGCTCAGCTGCTGGGGATGTTGACCCAGCCGGCCGGCATGTTCGTCCGGACGCTGGCGGCTCCCGGTGCGCAGCTGGCGCGGGTCCTCCAGGCGAACGTCGACAAGGGCGAGTCCAAGTAA
- the rplA gene encoding 50S ribosomal protein L1 yields the protein MPKIAKKFAAASALVDRNKRYTIAEGFQLLKKTVDARATKFDQTVDVAINLGVDPKHADQMVRGAVVLPHGTGAIVRVAVFAKGEKATEAEGAGADVVGGDDLAKRIEGGFLDFDTVIATPDMMGVVGRLGKVLGPRGLMPNPKVGTVTMDVKKAISDAKGGKVDFRAEKAGIVHVKMGKSSFTADKLEANFNTLVDLIMKLKPATAKGVYLKGVAVSTTMGPGIKIDTTEILARHR from the coding sequence ATGCCGAAGATTGCCAAGAAGTTCGCCGCGGCCTCCGCGCTCGTGGATCGCAACAAGCGCTACACCATCGCCGAGGGCTTCCAGCTCCTGAAGAAGACGGTGGATGCGCGCGCAACCAAGTTCGACCAGACCGTCGACGTCGCCATCAACCTGGGCGTGGACCCGAAGCACGCGGACCAGATGGTCCGTGGCGCCGTGGTGCTCCCGCACGGCACCGGCGCCATTGTGCGCGTCGCCGTGTTCGCCAAGGGCGAGAAGGCCACCGAGGCCGAGGGTGCTGGCGCGGACGTGGTGGGCGGGGATGATCTCGCCAAGCGCATCGAGGGTGGTTTCCTCGATTTCGACACCGTCATCGCCACCCCGGACATGATGGGCGTGGTCGGTCGCCTCGGTAAGGTGCTCGGTCCCCGTGGCCTCATGCCCAACCCCAAGGTGGGCACGGTCACCATGGACGTGAAGAAGGCCATCTCTGATGCCAAGGGCGGTAAGGTTGACTTCCGCGCCGAAAAGGCCGGCATCGTCCACGTGAAGATGGGCAAGTCCTCCTTCACGGCCGACAAGCTTGAGGCCAACTTCAACACCCTGGTGGACCTCATCATGAAGCTCAAGCCGGCCACCGCCAAGGGCGTCTACCTGAAGGGCGTCGCCGTCTCCACCACCATGGGGCCCGGCATCAAGATCGACACCACCGAGATCCTCGCCCGGCACCGCTAG
- the rplK gene encoding 50S ribosomal protein L11 — MKKVTGQVKLQIPAGKANPAPPIGPALGQQGVNIMEFCKQFNAKTQAEAKEGLIIPVIITVYQDRSFTFILKTPPAAILIKKAAGLHTEKKKGSGAKKPGKEKVGQITRKQLEEIAKKKIQDTTAASLEAAMNTIAGTARSMGIDVVG; from the coding sequence ATGAAGAAGGTCACAGGACAGGTCAAACTGCAGATTCCCGCCGGTAAGGCGAACCCCGCTCCGCCGATCGGCCCCGCGCTCGGTCAGCAGGGCGTGAACATCATGGAGTTCTGCAAGCAGTTCAACGCGAAGACGCAGGCGGAGGCCAAGGAAGGCCTCATCATCCCGGTCATCATCACCGTGTACCAGGACCGCTCCTTCACGTTCATCCTCAAGACGCCTCCGGCGGCCATCCTCATCAAGAAGGCGGCCGGCCTGCACACCGAGAAGAAGAAGGGCTCGGGCGCCAAGAAGCCGGGCAAGGAGAAGGTGGGGCAGATCACCCGCAAGCAGCTCGAGGAGATCGCCAAGAAGAAGATCCAGGACACCACTGCGGCCTCGCTCGAGGCGGCGATGAACACCATCGCCGGCACTGCGCGTTCCATGGGTATCGACGTCGTCGGCTAA
- the nusG gene encoding transcription termination/antitermination protein NusG, protein MAMKWYVVHTYSNFENQAKKSLEEKIRLEGLQDQFGEILIPMEQVVEMVKGEKKTSKRKFFPGYIFVQMELNDRTWHLVKNTPKITGFPGAAQNQQPTPISDAEVARLTSQISEGTLKPKPKVQFEEGDTVRVIDGPFANFNGTVEEVNPEKGRVKVLVSIFGRATPVELDFMQVEKTTG, encoded by the coding sequence ATGGCGATGAAATGGTACGTCGTCCACACCTACTCGAACTTCGAGAACCAGGCGAAGAAGAGCCTGGAAGAGAAGATCCGCCTCGAGGGCCTGCAGGACCAGTTCGGGGAGATCCTCATCCCGATGGAGCAGGTCGTCGAGATGGTGAAGGGCGAGAAGAAGACGTCCAAGCGTAAGTTCTTCCCGGGCTACATCTTCGTCCAGATGGAGCTCAACGATCGTACCTGGCACCTGGTGAAGAACACCCCGAAGATCACCGGTTTCCCGGGCGCCGCGCAGAACCAGCAGCCCACCCCCATCTCGGATGCCGAGGTGGCTCGGCTGACCTCGCAGATCTCCGAGGGTACCCTCAAGCCGAAGCCCAAGGTGCAGTTCGAGGAGGGCGATACCGTCCGCGTCATCGACGGGCCCTTCGCGAACTTCAACGGCACGGTGGAAGAGGTCAACCCGGAGAAAGGCCGCGTGAAGGTGCTCGTGAGCATCTTCGGACGTGCCACTCCCGTGGAACTCGATTTCATGCAGGTGGAGAAGACCACCGGCTAA
- the secE gene encoding preprotein translocase subunit SecE, whose protein sequence is MATASEASQQANRSAMDPKRLVVIFLLLAGIVTALFFEHVLGLIWARFGWSDPVLIEGSSWRVSSLVGYVLTVGLAIATWFHPKSHALAIDIASELMKVTWPSWPETRTSTVAVVIASVVAAVILFFIDTIAYNLMVEWLPAVWGKL, encoded by the coding sequence ATGGCGACCGCATCTGAGGCCAGCCAGCAGGCGAACCGCTCGGCGATGGACCCGAAGCGGCTGGTAGTCATCTTTCTGCTCCTGGCGGGCATCGTCACCGCGCTCTTCTTCGAGCACGTCCTTGGGTTGATCTGGGCTCGCTTCGGCTGGAGCGACCCGGTCCTCATCGAGGGCTCTAGCTGGCGGGTCTCTTCCCTGGTGGGCTACGTGCTGACCGTGGGGTTGGCCATCGCCACCTGGTTCCACCCCAAGAGCCACGCCCTGGCCATCGACATCGCCAGCGAGCTGATGAAGGTGACCTGGCCCTCCTGGCCGGAGACCCGGACGTCGACCGTGGCCGTGGTCATCGCCTCGGTCGTGGCGGCGGTCATCCTCTTTTTCATCGATACCATCGCCTACAACCTGATGGTGGAGTGGCTGCCTGCTGTGTGGGGGAAGCTGTAA
- the rpmG gene encoding 50S ribosomal protein L33 — protein MPKGNRSIISLECTTCKERNYTTTKNKRKSQDKLELSKFCPRCRKHTDHKEGKV, from the coding sequence ATGCCGAAGGGTAATCGCAGCATCATCTCGCTCGAGTGCACCACGTGCAAGGAGCGGAACTACACGACGACGAAGAACAAGCGGAAGAGCCAGGACAAGCTCGAGCTGAGCAAGTTCTGTCCTCGGTGCCGCAAGCACACGGACCATAAGGAAGGTAAGGTCTAG
- the tuf gene encoding elongation factor Tu, with amino-acid sequence MAKEKFERNKPHVNIGTIGHVDHGKTSLTAAITKVLAKTGGATFLAYDQIDKAPEERERGITISTAHVEYQTKNRHYAHVDCPGHADYVKNMITGAAQMDGAILVVSAADGPMPQTREHILLARQVGVPYIVVFLNKVDMLDDPELRELVEMEVRDLLKKYDFPGDQIPIIPGSALKALEGDAGEIGEGAILKLMEAVDSYIPTPQRATDKPFLMPVEDVFSIAGRGTVATGRVERGKIKVGEEVEIVGIRPTQKTVITGVEMFRKLLDEGMAGDNIGALLRGLKREDLERGQVLAKPGSIMPHTKFKAQVYVLTKEEGGRHTPFFKGYRPQFYFRTTDVTGTVKLPENVEMVMPGDNIAIEVELITPVAMEKELRFAIREGGRTVGAGVVAEVIA; translated from the coding sequence ATGGCTAAGGAGAAGTTCGAGCGAAACAAGCCCCACGTGAACATCGGTACGATTGGACACGTGGACCACGGCAAGACGTCGCTGACCGCCGCCATCACCAAGGTGCTGGCCAAGACGGGCGGCGCCACGTTCCTGGCCTATGACCAGATCGACAAGGCCCCCGAGGAGCGTGAGCGCGGCATCACCATCTCCACGGCCCACGTGGAGTACCAGACCAAGAACCGCCACTACGCCCACGTCGACTGCCCGGGCCACGCCGACTACGTGAAGAACATGATCACGGGCGCGGCGCAGATGGACGGCGCCATCCTGGTGGTGTCCGCGGCTGACGGCCCGATGCCCCAGACGCGCGAGCACATCCTGCTGGCGCGGCAGGTGGGCGTGCCCTACATCGTCGTCTTCCTGAACAAGGTGGACATGCTGGACGACCCGGAGCTGCGCGAGCTGGTGGAGATGGAGGTTCGCGACCTGCTCAAGAAGTACGACTTCCCGGGCGACCAGATCCCCATCATCCCCGGCAGCGCGCTCAAGGCGCTGGAGGGTGACGCCGGCGAGATTGGCGAGGGAGCCATCCTCAAGCTGATGGAGGCGGTGGACAGCTACATCCCCACCCCGCAGCGCGCCACCGACAAGCCCTTCCTGATGCCGGTGGAGGACGTGTTCTCCATCGCCGGCCGTGGCACCGTGGCCACTGGCCGCGTGGAGCGCGGCAAGATCAAGGTGGGCGAGGAAGTTGAAATTGTCGGTATCCGCCCGACGCAGAAGACGGTCATCACCGGTGTGGAAATGTTCCGCAAGCTGCTGGACGAGGGCATGGCGGGAGACAACATCGGGGCGCTGCTGCGCGGTCTGAAGCGTGAGGACCTGGAGCGCGGGCAGGTGCTGGCCAAGCCGGGCAGCATCATGCCGCACACCAAGTTCAAGGCGCAGGTGTACGTGCTGACGAAGGAAGAGGGAGGCCGTCACACGCCGTTCTTCAAGGGCTACCGTCCCCAGTTCTACTTCCGCACCACGGACGTGACGGGCACGGTGAAGCTGCCGGAGAACGTGGAGATGGTGATGCCGGGCGACAACATCGCCATCGAGGTGGAGCTCATTACTCCGGTGGCCATGGAGAAGGAGCTGCGCTTCGCTATCCGTGAGGGTGGTCGCACGGTGGGCGCCGGCGTCGTTGCCGAGGTCATCGCCTAG
- the rlmB gene encoding 23S rRNA (guanosine(2251)-2'-O)-methyltransferase RlmB, translating into MRDRPPRSSEPREREQRYVYGVNPVLEALRARSDEVERLYITEGQLGSRAAAEILSRARDAGIRVERVVRERLATLADGGVHQGVVAELRGFRYAELPDVLEAAQASGRPPLLVVLDGIQDPHNFGAIIRSAHALGAHGVVIGKDRAVQVTGVVAKASAGAVEHCPIVRVVNISRALEELKEAGLWTAAADPEGNEPMWKARLDGPLALVVGAEGAGVREGVLKHCDFRLRIPMTGQVGSLNASVSAAILLYEVARQRGGGLSSGGRSRDQSP; encoded by the coding sequence ATGCGTGACCGTCCGCCCCGGAGCAGCGAGCCGCGCGAGCGAGAGCAGCGCTACGTCTACGGAGTGAACCCCGTGCTGGAGGCTCTGCGGGCACGCTCGGACGAGGTGGAGCGCCTCTACATCACCGAAGGGCAGCTCGGCTCTCGAGCAGCGGCGGAGATCCTCAGTCGGGCCCGGGATGCGGGCATTCGGGTGGAGCGGGTGGTGCGCGAGCGCTTGGCGACACTCGCGGACGGCGGGGTGCATCAGGGAGTAGTGGCGGAGCTTCGGGGCTTCCGATACGCCGAACTGCCCGACGTCCTTGAAGCGGCCCAGGCGAGCGGGAGGCCGCCCCTGCTGGTGGTGCTGGACGGCATCCAGGACCCGCACAACTTTGGAGCCATCATCCGTTCGGCGCATGCGCTGGGCGCCCACGGCGTCGTCATCGGCAAGGACCGGGCGGTCCAGGTGACCGGGGTGGTAGCCAAGGCCTCGGCGGGGGCGGTGGAGCACTGTCCGATCGTCCGGGTGGTGAACATCTCGCGCGCCCTGGAAGAACTCAAGGAAGCAGGCCTGTGGACGGCCGCAGCGGACCCCGAAGGGAATGAGCCCATGTGGAAGGCTCGCCTGGACGGTCCGCTGGCGCTCGTGGTGGGTGCCGAGGGAGCAGGGGTTCGAGAAGGGGTGCTCAAGCACTGCGACTTCCGCCTGCGGATTCCCATGACGGGTCAGGTCGGTTCTCTGAATGCGTCCGTTTCGGCGGCGATTCTGCTATACGAGGTTGCCCGCCAACGGGGCGGGGGATTGTCGTCGGGTGGCCGCTCAAGGGATCAATCTCCTTGA
- a CDS encoding ATP-grasp domain-containing protein, producing the protein MKITILSRSASIPSTRRLVEAGRERGHQVRVLNPGRVEMHLDGRSANLYYKRKKLPPCDVVIPRIAQSINSYGLAVVNQFGIRGVPLMNTAQAIAQSRNKMRSLQLLSAQGIDIPATVMAREAADLKAMVGLVGGVPVLVKLLQGQEKHGVMVCESLQSLEAALEAVLGLGHNLVVQQYVKHTGKDVRVLVVGGRAVAAVWRRPRVGRLSHTLTQGARLEAAELTEAWRGVAERTARLVGLEVAAVDMLDVKGKPKVFEVNSSPALPDMEAATGMDLATPLIERAEALVNGAPRIDQPPAEGVEGAVGTTEREPGSTRRKVPGRASRKVSSGGR; encoded by the coding sequence ATGAAGATCACGATCCTCTCGCGCTCCGCTTCCATTCCGTCCACTCGGCGTCTGGTCGAGGCTGGGCGAGAGCGGGGGCACCAGGTGCGCGTGCTGAACCCGGGCCGGGTGGAGATGCACCTGGATGGGCGCAGCGCGAACCTTTACTACAAGCGCAAGAAGCTGCCGCCGTGTGACGTGGTGATCCCGCGCATCGCCCAGTCCATCAACAGCTATGGGCTGGCGGTGGTGAACCAGTTCGGCATCCGCGGCGTGCCGCTGATGAACACGGCGCAGGCCATCGCGCAGTCGCGCAACAAGATGCGCTCGCTGCAACTGCTGTCGGCCCAAGGCATCGATATTCCGGCCACGGTGATGGCGCGCGAGGCGGCGGACCTCAAGGCGATGGTGGGGCTGGTGGGCGGGGTGCCGGTGCTGGTGAAGCTCCTGCAGGGGCAGGAGAAGCACGGGGTGATGGTGTGCGAGAGCCTCCAGTCGCTGGAGGCGGCGCTGGAGGCCGTGCTGGGGCTGGGGCACAACCTCGTGGTGCAGCAGTACGTGAAGCACACCGGCAAGGACGTGCGGGTGCTGGTGGTAGGAGGGCGTGCGGTGGCGGCGGTCTGGCGCCGGCCGAGGGTGGGGCGGCTGTCTCACACGCTGACGCAGGGCGCGAGGCTGGAGGCTGCCGAGCTGACGGAGGCCTGGCGTGGGGTAGCGGAGCGGACGGCGCGGCTGGTGGGGCTCGAGGTCGCGGCGGTGGACATGCTGGACGTGAAGGGGAAGCCCAAGGTCTTCGAGGTGAACAGCTCTCCGGCCCTGCCAGACATGGAGGCCGCCACGGGGATGGATCTCGCCACGCCGCTCATCGAGCGGGCGGAGGCGCTGGTGAACGGCGCGCCTCGAATCGATCAGCCGCCTGCCGAGGGGGTTGAAGGGGCCGTTGGGACAACCGAGCGTGAGCCGGGCTCGACCCGTCGCAAGGTCCCAGGGCGAGCTTCCCGGAAGGTGTCGTCTGGAGGGAGATGA